The Paramisgurnus dabryanus chromosome 1, PD_genome_1.1, whole genome shotgun sequence genome includes a window with the following:
- the LOC135744486 gene encoding zinc finger BED domain-containing protein 4-like, whose amino-acid sequence MNPEPSKTHKNNRRDRFDRHRGNRHQSFSHGCNYSPLPYKRVRRRQMFSESERKRSGGCIYSRPLRSAESQDHQESPTNRDDDSNFKTLLLNMIIKNLHPLKTVTGFQDLASSLHPSLNINESSIQTELQSIYRQKRLEVQNAINAGSNLVLSAELWSSDKTVFYLTVSCHLINKNWMQKSYVLDTAHLLIERTTEHVVKQLMRISNEWNITEKIQVVVTNIDDMKKVDKSICQWTFIPCFARTLDKVFRETIGDSGWKHLLGKCQQIVSFFHQNPKASESLQKHRSHLKLQKNDLIQSSDLRWLHTLHMLQNILELWPAIFKVFIDFLEEKLCLNENERKILKDILAVLKILKKVTEEMGSQGYSPISMIIPLVQRLQEELRKLEMGNEIAKTLSAKCDHHIGNIKQNYWFRVSTALDPRYKTCVMDSNIGVKAEIQSLIKGNRHTTHSSYDTRREEMILEKHLTQIQRIHLISGGAELSLNNWRQSPANTSQWSPLQSQLNVCIS is encoded by the exons ATGAATCCTGAACCatccaaaacacacaaaaacaacaggAGGGATCGCTTTG ATCGTCATAGAGGAAACAGACATCAAAGTTTTTCGCATGGATGCAATTATTCACCGCTTCCATATAAACGTGTGCGTAGACGCCAGATGTTTTCAGAAAGTG AGAGAAAGCGATCTGGTGGATGCATTTATTCCCGACCTCTGCGATCAGCAGAATCACAAGATCACCAAGAATCACCAACAAACAGAG ATGATGACTCAAATTTCAAGACACTTTTGTTGAATATGATCATAAAGAACCTACATCCATTAAAAACTGTAACAGGATTCCAGGATCTTGCAAGCAGTCTACACCcctctttaaatataaatgagTCCTCGATCCAAACTGAACTTCAGAGCATTTATAGGCAAAAACGACTGGAAGTACAGAACGCAATCAATGCTGGGAGTAATCTTGTCCTCTCTGCAGAGCTGTGGAGTTCAGATAAGACAGTGTTTTATCTGACAGTATCTTGCCATCTTATAAACAAAAACTGGATGCAGAAATCCTATGTCCTAGATACAGCTCATCTCCTCATTGAGCGTACAACAGAACATGTTGTAAAGCAACTGATGAGAATTTCAAATGAGTGGAACATCACAGAAAAAATTCAAGTTGTGGTCACAAATATTGATGACATGAAAAAGGTTGACAAAAGTATATGCCAATGGACATTTATACCTTGTTTTGCCCGTACGCTGGATAAAGTGTTCAGAGAAACCATAGGTGACTCTGGCTGGAAACATCTGTTGGGAAAATGTCAGCAAATAGTTTCATTTTTCCACCAGAACCCCAAAGCTTCAGAAAGCCTCCAGAAGCATCGCTCTCACCTCAAGCTCCAAAAAAATGATCTGATTCAGAGCAGTGATCTACGGTGGCTTCATACACTTCACATGCTACAGAACATCTTAGAGCTGTGGCCCGCCATTTTTAAGGTTTTTATTGACTTTCTAGAGGAGAAACTTTGTTTAAATGAGAATgaaagaaaaatattgaaagatATTTTAGCAGTACTGAAGATTCTGAAGAAGGTTACTGAAGAAATGGGAAGTCAAGGGTACAGCCCCATCTCAATGATCATACCGCTGGTCCAGAGACTGCAGGAGGAACTGAGAAAACTGGAGATGGGAAATGAAATAGCCAAGACACTTTCTGCGAAATGTGACCATCATATCGGCAACATCAAGCAAAATTATTGGTTCAGAGTTAGCACAGCACTGGACCCACGATACAAAACCTGTGTGATGGATTCTAATATTGGTGTCAAAGCAGAAATCCAATCACTGATCAAGGGAAACAGGCACACTACACACAGCAGTTATGACACAAGACGTGAAGAGATGATTCTGGAAAAACATTTAACACAAATTCAGAGGATCCACTTGATTTCTGGAGGAGCAGAGTTGAGTTTAAACAACTGGCGACAGTCGCCCGCAAATACCTCACAGTGGTCTCCACTGCAATCCCAATTGAACGTGTGCATCAGCTAG